CCTTTACACCAGTGGAAGAGAAGCTGGTAAGAAGCCTGCTGCAGTGGAATAAAGCACAGTGTTTTTTCCAGGCAGACCGTTATTATTTTGATGACGAAAGACAGGAGGCCGGAAAATTCCTGAGAAACCACAAAACGTGGAAAGAATTTGATGACAACAGAGCTTTTCAGTGGATAGAAGATGATTTTAATCAGCCTAAAAATATAAAGGTCTATGAAGTTTCCGGAAATGTGACGCAGACCAAAGTATTACCGGAAATATTTAACGAAATTGAAAATAAAACTTTTTCCAATACGGCAGTAGTTTTGCTGGATGAAAACCTTCTTCCGGCAAGTTTAGATGTGATGTATGGTGTTGAAAACCTGAATATTACAATGGGGTTTCCCCTGAAGAATCTTTCTTTTTCAAATGCAGTAAAACAATTGTTTTATCTTCAGAAACAGCTGGAAAAAAATAAATCTTCCTATTATTACAGAGATATTTTTCCTATCCTTGAAGAACTTCCGAAATCAGCTGAAGATGAGTTGATTATCAGTAATTTCCGGACAAAAATAGAGGAGAGGAATATTGTTTATATATCAAAAAAGCTTCTGGAGGAACTTCTCGGCGGGCTTTCCTATTATAAGCTTCTAAAAAAGGCCGATGATACCAATATTTATCTGGATATGCTTATTGCGTTCTGCCGTGATATAAAATGGCTTGAAATAGATGATATCCAGTATGAAAACGTTTCTCATTTTGAAAATGCATTCAGAATCATTAAAAACCAGCTGAGTCCTTATGATTTTGAGATCAAAATGGAAACCCTGGAAATCCTGATCAACCAGCATGTGAATTCTGAAAGTATAGATTTTCAGGGGGAACCACTCCGGGGTCTGCAAATCATGGGGCTTCTGGAAACCCGTCTGCTGAATTTTGAAAATGTCATTATGCTTTCAGTGAATGAAGGAAAGCTTCCTTTGGGAAATTCCCAGAATACCTATATTCCGTTTGATATCAGAAGATACTTTGATCTTCATACATTCCTGGAAAATGACAGCATTTATGCCTATCACTTTTACAGACTGATTCAGGATTCTCAAAATGTCCATCTGTTGTACAATGCCCTCAGTTCAGGAGTGAATACCGGAGAAAAGAGCCGCTTTATTACCCAGATCGAAATGGAGAGTTCTCATCAGATAGAACATCTTATTATTGAAAACTCATCCGAGCCGATTGCTTCGCAGCCGATAGAAATTCCGAAGACTGAGATCGTAATGGAAAGACTTGAAAAATGGAAAGAGAAAGTCTCTGCTTCACATCTTACCAGCTACCTTTACAATCCGATTGATTTTTATCTTTCCAAGATTTTAAGGACCTCCGAGGCGGACGAGATAGAAGAAGAATTGTCTGTTAAAAATTATGGAAACCTAGTGCATTATTCACTTCAAGAAGTATATGAATTGCTTAAAGGTAAGGTTTTAAAAGAAAAGGATTTACAGAATTCAATTAAAGGTATAGATGAGTATATTAATATAGCTATTGAAAAGCTTAAGCACCAGCCTGAATTCTATGAAAAAGGAATGAATTATATTCACAGGGCTATTGCTAAAAAAGTGATTGAAAATGTTCTTAACCATGATCTTGAACTGGTGAGAAACGGGAATACGCTGGAGATTTTAGACATTGAAAAGAGGTTTGAAAATGTAGATTTTTATCTTGATGGGAATGATAAAATTTCATTCTTAGGATTTATTGACAGAATAGACCGCCTGAACGGGACCTTAAGAATTATCGATTATAAAACCGCAAAAATTAAAAACCTGACGGTAAAAATTGATGAAAATAATATAACTGATTATTTCCACAACAGTGAAAGAAAACAGGCACTGCAGCTGTGTATTTACCATTATGTAGTACAAAACCTTCCCGAGTTCTGGGGGCTTCCTATTGAAACAGGAATATGGAGCTTTGCAGAAGCCAAGAAAGGTGTGGTTTCGCTGCAGTTTGATAAAGGAAATATTGATGATGCCATGCAGTCCGTGAAAAACCTTATCCTGGAAATTCTGAATCCTGATCTTAGTTTTATTGAAAATATCAAGCCTTATTCCAATTAAAATGCACCTCATTGCTGAAGTGCACTCAATTGAAATGAAGAATATATTATTGAAGTCAGCTTATAGTTTTACTTTTTTACTCACTGTTTTTCCGTCAGTACCAACCATCTGGACCACATAAATCCCCGGTTCCAAACTTTTAGATTCAAATTCTGGCTTATTGATTTCCTCGTGAAGAATCAATGCACCGGAAATACTGTAGATGCTGATGCTTTTAATACCGTTATCTGCTTTCGCTAAGATCTGGCGGTTTTGTGTAAATATTTCAGATTTACTAGCTAATGAGTGGCCTGTCAGCGATTTCTTGAACTGCAGATTATAAAATGGAGTAACGATTTCAAAGGTATTACTTTGATTATCAATATCTTTTATGTCAATTCCTCCGTTGGATGCATATTGTTCCTGAGATACAGTTTTTAGCAGGTTTTTATTTTCATCAAAAATATTGACAGCAATCAGTTCATCCTGTGGAAGCTTCAGTTTTAGAACACCATTTATTTCAGACTGTATAATCTCATTCTCTGGAACTTCTATCGGCGTATTTTTAATATAAGGAATCATTTTATCATTATTATTTTCCTGTACTTTCAAAAGATAGACACCGTCTTTTAAGGTTGATAAGCTCCTTTCTGTTCCTGATTTACTTACTGCTTTCTCCTGATTGAAGTCGGTAATTGCAATCAGTTGCATATTGCCCAGATCCGGTTTTAATTGAGAAGAATAAAGCGGATTAATTTCAGAAAGGCTTTTTCCTCCTTGTTGTTTTGAAGTTAGTATTGCCCACTGGTTCAAAAGACCGCCGCTTCTAAGAGTGTTAAATTTTGCATTAGAAGCAAGAGTAAATGGAAGAATTCCTCCTACATGTCCTAAAGGTCCCCAGAATAATGATTCCAGCTTATATTTGTTCAGATCCCACCACGCATAATAACCCCGTTGTACATCAATGGTTTTAGTAGTGTTTTCAGGTGGTATAGCCAGGTCCACTGAAGAATGCCCTAAAGTCATTGGTGTTTTGTTGTACCAATCATATACATCCTTAGGCTTCATACATCGTCTGAGATTATTATTAGGATTATTAGTGACGTCATTAACAAAATTCTGGGTGAAAAGATTTCTCCAGATCACGGGTCCCCAAAGAAGACCTCCATTATCCTGAATTACATGATAATTATATTTATCCAGGTATTCGGGTGAAATAACTTCCGAAATGCTGGTATTGTAGGTTTTATAGCCTGTATTGTTACAGGTATGCAGAACATTAGCCAGGAAAGAGGTGAACGGATAAAAATCCTTTTCCAGAACCCCTTTGTTCAAAGTTACTCCTGAAAAATCATAAGGTCCGTCTCCCAGATAAGCATATTTGAATTTCAGATTGGTGGGGTTGGAGGTATTGAGACTTTTTAAAGTTGACATGGCGGCGTGGGCACCTTGCGAATAGCCTGCCAGGAAATATTCATCGTAACGTTTTATGCCTTGCTGAGCCAGGACTTTATTGGCTGCTGTTACAAAGTCTATGGTGGCACCGGCTTCTGTAGCAGCATCTACGTAAGGGTGAACCCCGTCTCCGCTTCCCATTCCTACATAATCGGGAGCCATCAGAATGTAACCATTGAGCACATATGAAAGTTCCACTACAAATCCGGCGGTTAAAGCTCCTTTAAAGTTGGAAGGTACATTATCTCTGCTATCCGTAGTTCCGTGGTCAGATACTACAGTAGAAAGCTTGAAATTAAGGTTGGGATACATCAGTAATCCTGTGGCTTTTACTAAGACATTCTTTTCGTTTTTAGTGTAATAAGTAATTTTATAGCCTTTAAGACCCACATTGAACCCGTTAAGATAGCTAACGAAATCCGGAGCATTCTGGTCACCAAGACTGTTGGCGATGAAACTAACAACGCCCTGTGGGGTTAAATCCAGTTTTTGTTCAACATTTACAAGATCTCCTGCCTGTTGGGCAAAAAAGAACGGAGCGGTAAAACTTAATAAAAGTGTAGATAATTTTTTCATATTAATATTTTTTGATGTTATTAAATTAAATATTTATAATAAAGTTTCAATAATATTAATGCATTAATAATTATTCATTGAATATAAGTTCCCTGCAAAGTGACTAAAACAAGGAGTCCGGCCATTCGGCCGGACTCCTCTTCAGTATATTTTAAACTTTTATTTAAAAAGCGTTGATTCCTGTTATATCTAAACCGGTGATCAGTAAATGAACATCATGTGTACCTTCATATGTTATTACAGATTCAAGATTGGCTGCATGTCTCATCATTGGGAATTCTCCCATAATTCCCATACCGCCAAGGATCTGTCTAGACTCTCTTGCAATATCAATAGCCATTTTCACATTGTTACGTTTCGCCATTGAGATCTGTGCAGGGCTTGCCTTATGGTCATTTTTAAGGTTTCCTAACTGAAGACATAGCAATTGTGCCTTTGTGATTTCCGTTAAGAATTCAGCTAATTTCTTTTGCTGAAGCTGGAAAGAACCGATCGGCTTGCCAAACTGTTTTCTTTCTTTAGAATATTGAACAGCTGTACAGTAGCAGTCAATTGCTGCACCAATTACGCCCCATGATATTCCGTATCTTGCTGAATTCAGACAAGATAATGGCCCTTTTAATCCGGTTGCTCCCGGAAGTAGATTTTCTTTAGGAACTTTTACATTATTAAATACCAGTTCTCCGGGTTTTGGAAGCCCTCAAACTCCATTTATTATGAGTTTCCGGCGTGGTAAAGCCTTCCATACCTCTTTCAACGATCAGTCCCTGTATTTTTCCTTCTTCATTTTTTGCCCAAACTACAGCAATATCGCATAATGGAGAGTTTGTGATCCACATTTTAGCACCATTCAGTAGGTAATGATCACCCATATCTTTGAAATAAGTTTCCATAGAACTTGGATCAGAGCCGTGGTTAGGCTCAGTCAGTCCGAAAGAACCGATCATTTCTCCTGCAGCAAGATGGGGAAGGTATTTTTTCTTTTGCTCCTCGGAACCGAATTCATTAATTGGGAACATTACCAGTGAGCTCTGTACCGAAGCAGCAGAACGTACTGCAGAATCTCCTCTTTCCAATTCCTGCATAATCAAACCGTAAGAAATCTGATCTAAACCTGAACCGCCATATTCAACAGGAATGTATGGACCTAAAGCTCCAATTTTTCCCAATTCTCTCATCAAGCCCGGAATATCTGTATGATTTTGTGCGGCCTGATCGATCTGCGGCATTACAAAACTTTCCACCCAATCTCTTACCGATTGACGGATCAGTTTGTGTTCTTCAGTAAGTAAAGCATCAATTCCGTAGTAGTCTGGAATGCTTGTAAGAGGATAATATGACATGATTTTTTTGATTTGTTTAAAAGTAATACTTTTCGTGTGGTTGGAAAAATTTTTTTGTAAATCTTTATTACCTATGATTCTCAATAGGATAAATAAGATTGGGAGAGTTTTGATAAAAATACAGCCTCCTAAGATTCCTCGTCATTAGAGATAGGATACTGATTGGCAGAATTATGTACCTTAGTTTTGAACTTATACAGATATGGAGCTTTGTTCGCAGATCCATCATATAGTTTCTCCAGTCTGTCCAGAATATTTAAGCTTAATATTTTACGCTGGAAATTATTTCTCCTGAATTTCTGACCTAAAATAGTCTCATAAAGTGACTGTAAATCTTTCATGGTAAATTTTTCAGGAAGAAGATTGCTGGCAGCCACTTCCGTATTAATATTCATACGAAGATATTCAAGGCCTGTTTCTATGACCCTGTCGTGATCGAAAGCCATTTTAGGCAGATTATTTACCTCAAACCATTCACAGCTTTCATTAAAAGCGTCCGGAAAAGTATTGGCAATTGAAAAATCGATCAGGCTGCAGTAGCCTACAGTAATGAATCTCTGGAAGATCCAGTGATCTTTGGGAACCTCAATTCCTTTATTATTGAGAAGAATCTGGTGGACATTATTCTCCGTACGGTCTATTCTTCCAAAAGTGTGGAACTGCTTTAGGAAAAGATCCTGAAGATGGGTTCTTTCATATAAAACTCTGGCAGCGGCTTCACGGAGATCTTCATCGTTAAAAACAAATCCACCTGGGAGCGACCACAGATCCAGATCATGATATTTTAAAAGCAAAACCTTCAAAATATTATTGTGAAAACCAAATATCGTGCAGTCAACAGATACATGCGCTACAAAATCTTTTGTATCAATAAGTTCCTGAAGGGTTTCTTTGTTTTTTGTGTCTTTGATTTTCATGGGAGTAAAAATAAAATTATTTTCTATATTTTCTTTCCTGCAAGCCTAAAATATATTAAACTCACTGTAAAAAGCACAGAAACAGCCAGTAATATGTACAGCGGATAATAGTTTAGGAGTTGTTTTCCAAACAAAACAGACATAATAATAGAACTGACAGAGCTGCCTAGAGACGAAAAAATCACAATTAGGGAAGTAAACAGGTTGATTTTTTCTTTGTCAACCTTTGCAATCATTTTTGAATTGATGACAGGGTAGAGCGGTGAAAGGAAGAGTCCGATTACCGGGAATAAAAACAAGATTACGGTAGAATTTACAGAATCAAAATACTGGATTCCTAAAATAATCAAAAGGATTAGAATAATTAAAGAGATGCATAAAATATAGTATCTGGATAATGAAAATCTTTGGATGATATTCGCCGTTACTGTTCTTCCGGCATAAGAAAAAAGAGCGAGAAAAGAAGTAGCCTGTAAAGCAAAGAATGAATTGACATTCAGGTGATTTTTATAAAAAGAAGGTAACCATGAATTAAACCCTTGTTCCACAAAAACGATGAAGAAAACCACAGCAAGGAATAGTATGGTAGCCGGTTTGGCAAATGCTGAAAGTTCCGAAATAAGACTCTTGCTTTCAGATTTTTTGGCTTCTGAAATATCTAGCTTTAAGAATAAAAATATAGTAATTGCGCAAAGTATGGATATGGAAAGAAAACCAAATTTCCAAAATTCCGAATAACGGCTCGAGATTAACCATCCAAAGCCTGTATTGACCACAAAGATTCCCACCATGAATGTTGCTTCTACACTATTCATCATCTTCGCAAGGGACTTTTCATCTGAAATATTATTCCTGATAATCCCAAAAACACAGATTTTTCCGACCGCAAAACAAGTCCCGATAATTGCAAACCAGACCTTGTAAAACCAAAAATCTTCTATAAACGGAAGCAGACACGAACAGATACCGACAATAACCAGCGCAGAAATCAAAGCTTTTTTAGTGCCGGTTTTACTGATGAAATTCACTGCGAAAAGTGAAATAAAAGCGATTGGAAGATCCTTGAATGATTCTAAAAGACCCAACTTTTCGTAGGTGATCTTTGCTTCCGAAAGTTGAAGAATTACAATACCCATGCAGTTCAAGACCATTGAAAAGATAAGAAAGGTCAGTTTTAAGGGAAGAGAGATTTGGGAAAGCTTAGCCGTCATTTTGGGGATTTTTTTGTTAATGTTTTTGGCAGTATTTTATGAATTATGAAATAAATATAGGGCTTTAAACCCCCAAAAATAAACGAAAAATTAAAATAATTATGAATAGAATGTTAATTATTTAAAAAAAAATATATTTTTATTGTCTCAATTTGAGAATTAAAAAAATAACTGTATATGAATCTAAGAATATCAAGAAGTCTGGGATTGGTTGCCGTGCTGTATTTTACAGCCAATTTCAGTGCGCAGACTACTACGGTAAACGATACCGTTCCGAAAGAGAATAAAATAGAGGAGGTGGTAATGATTGGTTACGGCAGCCAGAAAAAAAGCAATGTGACAGGAGCTATTTCCAGCGTTAAAGCAAAGGATATTGAAAATGTGCCGGCTGGAAGACCCGAGCAGGTTCTTCAAGGAAGGGCAGCAGGTGTCACAGTGATTTCAAATTCGGGACAGCCCGGTTCAAAAGCTACCATCCGTGTCCGTGGTATTACCAGTTTTGGAGCAGGAAGTAACGACCCTCTATGGGTAGTGGATGGAATTGTAGTTGACAACATTGGATGGCTGAATCAGTCTGATATTGAAGGGATGGAAATTCTTAAGGATGGAGCCTCTGCTGCTATCTACGGAGTTTCTGCAGCAAAAGGAGTGGTTCTGATTACAACTAAAAAAGGGGTAAAAGGACGTCTTAATGTTTCTTATAACGGATTTCTAGGTGTTGGAAGTGCCTCTAAAAAACTCGACTTACTCAATGCAGCTCAATATGCAACAATTATTAATGAAGCCAACGTAAACGACGGACGTAATCCTGTTTTCGCCAATCCTTCAGGTTATGGGCAAGGAACAGATTGGCAAAAAGAAATATTTAATTCGGCGCAGCGTACCTCTCACGAGTTCAGCATCAGCGGAGGGAATGATAAATCTACTTATTACTCTTCATTTGGTTACTATGATCAGGAAGGTATAGTAATGAGAGATATTTCTTATTATAAAAGACTGAATGCAAGACTGAATTCAAATCATAAAATATTTGATTTTTTAACGGTAGGGCAGACCTTCGCTTATACACATACGAAATCCCAGGGGATTAATGAAAATGGAGAATTTGGAGGCCCACTAAGTTCGGCTATAAATATGGATCCGCTTACGCCTGTAGTAGTCACTGATCCTGCTATGCTTGCTACAAATCCATATAACAATCCCGATATTATGGGATCACTTGTACGGGATGAAAATGGAAATCCATATGGAATTTCAAGTCGTGTAAACAAAGAAATGTCTAACCCAATTGCGTTTAAAAAAACACAGATGGGAAGATACAAATGGAGTGATGATATGGTAGCAAATGTATTTGCTGAATTAAAATTCAACAAAAACTTCACTTTTAAGTCAAGTATGAATGGGAAATTATCCTATTGGGGTGAACAGGCTTTTACCCCTAAATATTATTTAGGACCTGCCAATAAGACTGATTTTAATAATTTATTCAGACAGACCGATAAAAAATTTGAATGGAGTACAGAAAATACGCTTACTTATCAGAATAAGTTTGGGGAGCATAACTTAAACGTATTGCTAGGGCAGGGATATTATGAGTACAATATCTCTTCGGGTCAGAATACAACGTATAAGAATCTTCCTACCAACAACTGGGAAGATGCATCATTTAACTTTGAGATTCCTCAAACAGACAGGTTGACCAACGCTTGGGACGGAAAAGAAACCCATAAAACTTCTTATTTCGCAAGGGTTGTATATGACTATAACAATAAATATCTATTTACAGGAACAATACGAAGAGACGGGTCCTCAAAATTTGCCAGAGATTATCACTGGGGAAATTTCCCGGCAATGTCTTTGGGGTGGAATTTATCCAACGAGAGCTTCTGGCCTGAAAATAAAGTTGTCAACAGCTTCAAGCTAAGGGGTGGATACGGAATTTTGGGGAATGATGCTATTGATGATTTTCAGTTTGCCAATTTCTTGTCTCCAGGAAGCAACTATACCTTTGGTGATAATATTATTCATATCGGATATGCACCAAGTACATTAGAGAACCCTGAACTGAGATGGGAAAAGACATCGCAAATCAATATAGCAGCTGATATCAAGCTTTTTAGAAATTTTGATTTATCTGTGGATGTTTACAGAAAGAAAAGTACAGATATCTTAAGAAGAATTGAACTTCCCGGTTATTTGGGGCTTGTAAAAGATCCATGGAGAAATATTGGTGATATGAACAATGATGGGATAGAAGTTACTTTAGGATATAAAAAGTCCTGGGGGGATTTCGGATTTTCTGCTAATGGAAACTTCAGTTACCTTAAAAATGAAATTACCAGACTGGAAGGAGACAAGTTATATGTGCCCTTTGCATCGTTCCAGTCAATGGGTGCTGTTTCAAGGCTGCAGGTGGGATCTTCCTATGGAGCATTCTATGGATTTCAGAATTTAGGTGTTTTCCAGAATCAGGCAGAAGTTAATGCTTACAAAGATGGTAGCGGAAACCTGATCCAGCCTAATGCAAAACCAGGAGACTTCAAAAGGCTGGATGCTAACGGAGACGGGAAGATCGATGAGAATGATTATGTAAACCTTGGAAATTCAGTTCCGAAATACACTTTTGGTCTTACTCTAAATATGAATTACAAAAACTTTGATGTAATGATATTTGCACAAGGTCAAGCAGGAAACAAAATTTTCCAAGGGTTAAGAAGACTTGATATTCAGGATGCCAATTACCAGACAACAATCCTGGACAGATGGACTGGAGAAGGGACATCAAATATGGTAGCAAGAGTCACTCAGGATGATCCTAACCAGAATTATACAAGAATGTCTAATTACTACCTTCAAAAGGGTGATTATCTTCGTCTTAAATTGGTACAGGTGGGTTATACACTTCCGGTAGAAGTTGCAAAAACCATTGGAGCAAATAAAATAAGATTCTATGTTACAGGTGAGAATCTTGTAACATTTACAAAATACACAGGCTATGATCCGGAAATTGCCGGAAATGATACATTTGGTGTGGATAGAGCATATTATCCGCAAGCAAGAACATTCCTTTTTGGTGCTAACGTTCAATTTTAATTAAGAAAAATGAAAAACAAAAGACTTATCTATAAAAGCATATCTGTTTTAATGCTTACCGGAATGAGTTTCGGGGCTGTTTCCTGTAACGACAGTAATCTTGAAGATGTAAAAAATACAGGGACATTCGATACAGACAATTATTTTAAAAATGAAGAGCAGTCTTTCAGCGGTCTTATTGCTGTTTACGATATGCTTAGGAAATATTCAGGTGGATTTGAGAATGAAGTGACCTTTTTCAACGCTGCATCAGATGACTTTTATTCTGGTGGAGGGAGCTCTACAGATGGAGCAGGAATCCAGGGATTCTCAAATTATACGATTAATGCCGTAATCATGCCTCCAAGCTACTGGAAAGATTATTATCAGGGAATTGCAAAAGCTAACCTTTTATTAGAAAGAATTCCAAATGCTGATATGGATGATCAGAAAAGAAAAAGATTTATTGCAGAAGCTAAAGTTCTAAGATCCCTATATTACTTTGAGCTCGTAAGGATATTTGGGAACATACCAATGATATTAAAGCCCATCCAGTTTAATGATGATTATTATAATATTAAACAGGAAGATCCTAAAGTAATATATAACCAGATAGAAACTGATATTCTAGCTTCTATAAATGATTTACCTGTCTCCATTCCCTCAGGAAATAAAGCGGAAACAGGAAGAATTACGCAAGGTTCGGCAAGAGCTATTTTAGGAAAAATCTATCTTTATGACAAAAAAAATGCTTTAGCAGCAGAGCAGTTGCAGATGGTCAACGGGATTCCAGGACAGGCCAATCAGTACGGATATCAACTGGTTCAGAATTTTGCAGATTTATGGAAAGTAAGCAATAAATTTACAACAGAATCTATTCTTGAAGTAATGCATACGAATACAGGTAATTCTGTGTGGGATTTTTGGGGACAAGGTAAAGATGAGGGAAATTCAATTAACGTAATGTTGGGAATTATATCATACGGACGTAATACCAATATACCTAACAACGATGCACCAAGTATCTATTCGGGTTGGGGCTTCAATCCGGTAACGGATGATCTCTTTAATTTTATGCAGAACGACCCACGACTTGATGCCACCATCTTCAATGCTAAAAAATTAAAGGCAGAAAATAAGATTGTATATTCTCCGGGCTATAAAGATTCTGGATATTTCCTCAATAAATACCTTCCGAGAACAAGTGATGTGACAACCGGTGGAGGTAATGCTGAGTTGAACTTTCAGCAAAACTATATTGCTATAAGACTGGCAGACACCTACCTGATGGAAGCTGAGGCATTGGGAGGCTCAGGGGCAAGAGCCCAGGTCTTGTTGGATGCAGTAAGATCTAGAGTAGGATTGTCATCTATCCCTGCTACATTACAGGCTGTTAAAGATGAAAGAAGAAGAGAACTTGCAGGAGAAGGACACAGGTGGTTTGACCTTGTCAGATGGGGTGATGCTCCTGCGAAACTGGCAACAAGAGGATTTAAATCCGGTAAGAATGAAGTTCTTCCAATTCCGTTTAACGAACTGACAAATACAGCTTTAAAGCAAAACCCAGGCTACTAAACATGAAGTTTCACAGTTTATATAGTTTCTTTTTTAAAGGTACCGCGCTGCTTTGCGGCGTGGTACTTTTTTCCTTTATCATGCACATCCGTTGGGGCAGGTAAAGAAAGTGATGTTCAATCATGGCTTACCAAAGGCAATGAAAGTATAAAATTACAGCAGCAGACTCCTGTCAGATTTGTGGAGAACGCCAATAACTGGCAGAATATTGAAATTGATGCTACTCAGAAGTTTCAATATGTTGACGGTTTTGGATATACCCTTACAGGGGGTAGTGTTGAAGTAATTAACAGACTTTCACCTTCAAAAAGAAAAGCCTTGCTGGACGAACTCTTTGGAAAAGATAAAAACTCTATTTCCATTAGCTATCTCCGGTTAAGCATCGGAGCTTCCGATCTCGACGGTAGAGTTTTCTCTTACGATGACCTTCCGGAAGGACATACTGACCCGAGTCTTTCAAAATTCAGTCTAGTTAATGACAAAGATCTGATTGCTATGCTGAAAGAAATTCTTGCAATCAATCCTAAAATCAAGATCATTGCAGCACCTTGGTCACCTCCGGTTTGGATGAAAGATAATGGAAAATCAAAAGGAGGAAGTTTAAAACCTGAATTTTATAAG
The Chryseobacterium sp. W4I1 DNA segment above includes these coding regions:
- a CDS encoding TonB-dependent receptor; protein product: MNLRISRSLGLVAVLYFTANFSAQTTTVNDTVPKENKIEEVVMIGYGSQKKSNVTGAISSVKAKDIENVPAGRPEQVLQGRAAGVTVISNSGQPGSKATIRVRGITSFGAGSNDPLWVVDGIVVDNIGWLNQSDIEGMEILKDGASAAIYGVSAAKGVVLITTKKGVKGRLNVSYNGFLGVGSASKKLDLLNAAQYATIINEANVNDGRNPVFANPSGYGQGTDWQKEIFNSAQRTSHEFSISGGNDKSTYYSSFGYYDQEGIVMRDISYYKRLNARLNSNHKIFDFLTVGQTFAYTHTKSQGINENGEFGGPLSSAINMDPLTPVVVTDPAMLATNPYNNPDIMGSLVRDENGNPYGISSRVNKEMSNPIAFKKTQMGRYKWSDDMVANVFAELKFNKNFTFKSSMNGKLSYWGEQAFTPKYYLGPANKTDFNNLFRQTDKKFEWSTENTLTYQNKFGEHNLNVLLGQGYYEYNISSGQNTTYKNLPTNNWEDASFNFEIPQTDRLTNAWDGKETHKTSYFARVVYDYNNKYLFTGTIRRDGSSKFARDYHWGNFPAMSLGWNLSNESFWPENKVVNSFKLRGGYGILGNDAIDDFQFANFLSPGSNYTFGDNIIHIGYAPSTLENPELRWEKTSQINIAADIKLFRNFDLSVDVYRKKSTDILRRIELPGYLGLVKDPWRNIGDMNNDGIEVTLGYKKSWGDFGFSANGNFSYLKNEITRLEGDKLYVPFASFQSMGAVSRLQVGSSYGAFYGFQNLGVFQNQAEVNAYKDGSGNLIQPNAKPGDFKRLDANGDGKIDENDYVNLGNSVPKYTFGLTLNMNYKNFDVMIFAQGQAGNKIFQGLRRLDIQDANYQTTILDRWTGEGTSNMVARVTQDDPNQNYTRMSNYYLQKGDYLRLKLVQVGYTLPVEVAKTIGANKIRFYVTGENLVTFTKYTGYDPEIAGNDTFGVDRAYYPQARTFLFGANVQF
- a CDS encoding RagB/SusD family nutrient uptake outer membrane protein; translated protein: MKNKRLIYKSISVLMLTGMSFGAVSCNDSNLEDVKNTGTFDTDNYFKNEEQSFSGLIAVYDMLRKYSGGFENEVTFFNAASDDFYSGGGSSTDGAGIQGFSNYTINAVIMPPSYWKDYYQGIAKANLLLERIPNADMDDQKRKRFIAEAKVLRSLYYFELVRIFGNIPMILKPIQFNDDYYNIKQEDPKVIYNQIETDILASINDLPVSIPSGNKAETGRITQGSARAILGKIYLYDKKNALAAEQLQMVNGIPGQANQYGYQLVQNFADLWKVSNKFTTESILEVMHTNTGNSVWDFWGQGKDEGNSINVMLGIISYGRNTNIPNNDAPSIYSGWGFNPVTDDLFNFMQNDPRLDATIFNAKKLKAENKIVYSPGYKDSGYFLNKYLPRTSDVTTGGGNAELNFQQNYIAIRLADTYLMEAEALGGSGARAQVLLDAVRSRVGLSSIPATLQAVKDERRRELAGEGHRWFDLVRWGDAPAKLATRGFKSGKNEVLPIPFNELTNTALKQNPGY